Proteins encoded together in one Candidatus Zixiibacteriota bacterium window:
- a CDS encoding FAD-dependent oxidoreductase translates to MSKKGALVIGGGVAGIQAALDLANADFQVYLVERSPTLGGRMAQLDKTFPTMDCAI, encoded by the coding sequence ATGTCGAAAAAAGGTGCTCTGGTAATCGGGGGCGGGGTTGCGGGAATTCAGGCGGCACTGGATTTAGCCAATGCGGATTTCCAGGTCTATTTGGTTGAGAGGTCTCCCACCTTAGGCGGGAGGATGGCTCAGTTAGACAAGACCTTCCCCACCATGGACTGCGCCATATGA
- a CDS encoding thiamine pyrophosphate-dependent enzyme — MSEVQLKKKKEETEEEHPMEHLLRMERMPHIWCPTCGIGTAVTAFLMALEKSQIPLKDTAIVSGIGCTGRVAGYVKLDSFHSTHGRAIPFATGLKLANPKLKVVVFSGDGDIMGIGGNHFLHAARRNMDLTVVCVNNFIYAMTGGQCAATTPVTANTSTSPYGNFEQPFSLPYLAASCGAVYVARWTALDVRRLAKSLTEALQKKGFSFVEIICPCSTLYARRNRLGTGLDLMKFYHDNSVIKHGADLSELDISFQSKIVVGKFIDRERPTFIEGVNQGLRGVLKDKFVEYGGPIDDD, encoded by the coding sequence ATGAGCGAAGTCCAACTGAAAAAGAAAAAAGAGGAAACAGAAGAAGAACACCCGATGGAGCATCTTCTGAGGATGGAGCGGATGCCGCACATCTGGTGCCCCACCTGCGGAATAGGAACTGCGGTTACAGCTTTTCTGATGGCTCTGGAAAAATCGCAAATACCTTTGAAGGATACAGCCATAGTTTCCGGGATAGGATGCACAGGCAGGGTTGCCGGGTATGTCAAATTAGATTCATTTCACTCGACTCACGGACGTGCGATACCTTTTGCCACAGGTCTAAAATTAGCCAATCCGAAACTGAAGGTGGTGGTTTTCTCAGGGGACGGGGATATTATGGGAATAGGAGGGAATCACTTTTTGCATGCGGCAAGAAGGAATATGGATCTAACCGTCGTATGCGTCAACAACTTCATCTATGCGATGACCGGAGGTCAGTGCGCGGCTACCACGCCGGTAACAGCTAACACCTCGACTTCACCTTACGGAAATTTCGAGCAGCCGTTCAGTCTTCCTTACTTAGCCGCATCTTGCGGAGCAGTCTACGTTGCCCGCTGGACAGCTCTGGACGTCAGAAGACTGGCAAAATCTCTAACCGAGGCGTTACAGAAAAAAGGTTTCTCCTTTGTGGAGATAATCTGCCCCTGCTCAACTCTCTATGCCAGAAGGAACCGGTTAGGAACCGGACTTGACCTTATGAAGTTCTATCACGACAACTCGGTCATCAAGCACGGTGCCGATTTATCGGAGTTAGACATCAGCTTCCAGTCCAAGATAGTCGTGGGGAAGTTCATCGACCGGGAAAGACCTACCTTTATTGAGGGAGTAAATCAGGGCTTAAGAGGAGTACTAAAGGACAAATTCGTAGAATATGGAGGGCCGATAGATGATGACTGA
- a CDS encoding type II toxin-antitoxin system HicB family antitoxin produces MDKYKIYLEVDRKGCCMAHIRELPGCFVWDRTQKKVLERVPEIIKGYLSFLKKNGEKNASVPKKIEYEIMETQKGTCPVISGSKAALFSYDLLPPAKAFINQCIRWMGYNRKELLKKVGKLSDEILDWKPEKKVRSIRETLYHVANCDLWYLSRLKDFKELYTVPEYPQEKIFDKLKKNREVAVRVLKKLSAEDRNKINIPRKWAKYKNEKWTAGKMLRRFLEHEREHIGTIDKTLGKYRKSIA; encoded by the coding sequence ATGGACAAATACAAAATTTATCTCGAGGTTGACAGAAAAGGTTGCTGTATGGCGCATATCCGGGAGCTGCCAGGCTGTTTTGTCTGGGATAGGACTCAGAAGAAAGTTTTAGAAAGAGTTCCTGAAATAATCAAAGGTTATTTATCCTTCTTGAAGAAAAATGGTGAGAAAAATGCAAGTGTTCCTAAAAAGATAGAATACGAAATTATGGAGACCCAAAAAGGAACCTGTCCGGTAATTAGCGGGAGCAAGGCCGCATTGTTTTCTTATGATTTACTTCCTCCTGCGAAAGCCTTCATTAACCAATGCATTCGCTGGATGGGATATAACCGGAAAGAGCTTTTAAAGAAGGTTGGTAAACTCTCAGATGAAATTCTCGACTGGAAACCGGAGAAAAAAGTCCGCTCGATCAGAGAGACTTTATATCATGTTGCCAACTGTGATCTGTGGTATCTTTCCCGGCTAAAAGATTTTAAAGAGCTGTATACGGTGCCAGAATATCCTCAGGAAAAGATTTTCGACAAGTTAAAAAAGAATAGAGAGGTAGCAGTCAGGGTTCTAAAAAAGCTTTCTGCGGAAGACAGAAACAAGATCAACATTCCCAGGAAATGGGCAAAGTACAAAAACGAGAAATGGACAGCCGGGAAGATGCTGAGAAGATTTTTAGAGCACGAAAGAGAGCATATCGGGACGATCGATAAGACGCTGGGTAAATACAGAAAGAGCATCGCATAG
- a CDS encoding FAD-dependent oxidoreductase, whose product MLDAGRHPNIKVWTYSEVKQVEGEKGNFRVTVRRKSRSVDENSCVGCGDCAKECPIIVPNAFDLGLGARKAIYSPFPQASPRAYVIDKENCLNKKFIVCERCSAVCKPKSIDYDLPDKDEEINVGSIILSTGFEEYDPTILSCFDYSLHEDVVTGMEFERLLNASGPTGGHIRRPSDKKLPKTLGFIQCVGSRSNDNKGVPYCSYFCCMNAVKNSLLAKVHEPEIEKIYIFYHDMRAFGKGYEDLYLRAKADPSVVFYHGKPSKIIEDPITKDLWIAVENMDNGKVERIKVDLAILSSAAVPSAGTRELAEILGIELDQTGFFKPKEVNSPLESTKEGIYLCGCSGGLKDITDSVAFGSASALKVSSHLKGQKIKREPLKVEQIDTSGEPRIGVFVCHCGINIAGVVDVSAVEEYAKSLPDVVFVMKDLFVCSDGTQRLLQDKIKEHNLNRVVVAACTPRTHEPIFQETCQRAGLNPYLFEMANIRDQCSWVHASEPEEATSKAKDLIRMAVTKARRLQPLESREVEMNSKILVIGGGISGISAALDLSSQGYKVTLIEKEKSLGGRLASLGNLSFSTMSGKELLKKKLDELSQNKVKILTSTEVKKVDGFVGNFEVTLETKDDKKKSSKLKAGTIILAIGSDLYNPEGKYGYGKFPEVITNLDAEKLLQEKEFKIKDKKPEQTVFIQCVGSREKEGRKYCSRYCCQVAIKQAMALAEKGLKVTVLYRDLRSFNPGAEEAYRRARGLGVLFLRYDEDNPPEVLGEDRLRMVKLSQPLLKTEVEIPADLVILSVGMVPGEKDFAHLQELLKVPRGLDGFFMERHSKLGPVETNTEGIFICGCAQSPKLIPESIGQALGAAGKAAILASRDKIKLAPIVCQIVEPSLCRACGTCVKICEFHAPSLEEKDGIYIARINEALCKGCGTCAALCPTSAITAFHFTDEQIEEMVESCLLFE is encoded by the coding sequence ATGTTAGATGCCGGTCGGCATCCGAACATAAAAGTCTGGACCTACTCTGAAGTCAAACAGGTGGAAGGGGAAAAAGGTAATTTCAGAGTAACAGTCAGGCGAAAATCCAGGAGCGTGGATGAAAACTCCTGCGTGGGGTGCGGGGACTGTGCTAAGGAATGTCCTATAATCGTGCCGAATGCTTTTGATTTAGGATTAGGCGCACGTAAAGCAATCTATTCTCCTTTTCCACAAGCTTCTCCACGAGCTTATGTCATCGACAAAGAGAACTGCTTGAATAAAAAATTTATCGTGTGCGAGCGCTGTTCTGCGGTCTGCAAGCCGAAATCCATTGATTACGACCTGCCGGATAAGGATGAGGAGATAAATGTCGGCTCCATCATCCTCTCCACTGGTTTTGAGGAATATGACCCGACCATTTTAAGCTGTTTTGATTACTCCCTGCACGAGGATGTCGTAACTGGAATGGAATTCGAAAGACTGCTCAATGCCTCAGGTCCAACTGGCGGACATATAAGAAGACCTTCAGACAAAAAGCTCCCAAAAACTTTAGGTTTTATCCAGTGCGTGGGTTCCAGGTCGAATGATAATAAAGGGGTTCCTTACTGTTCCTATTTCTGCTGTATGAATGCAGTAAAAAACTCGCTTTTGGCAAAGGTACATGAACCGGAAATTGAGAAGATATATATTTTCTATCACGACATGAGAGCATTTGGCAAAGGGTATGAAGACCTTTACTTAAGAGCCAAAGCTGATCCCTCTGTGGTTTTCTATCACGGTAAACCTTCCAAGATAATCGAAGATCCGATAACCAAAGATTTATGGATTGCAGTTGAGAATATGGATAATGGCAAGGTGGAAAGAATAAAGGTCGATTTAGCCATTCTTTCCTCTGCGGCAGTTCCATCTGCCGGGACAAGGGAATTAGCTGAGATTTTAGGAATTGAGCTTGACCAGACAGGATTTTTCAAGCCAAAAGAGGTAAACTCTCCTCTTGAGTCGACCAAAGAAGGGATCTACCTTTGCGGCTGCTCCGGCGGTTTAAAAGATATAACTGATTCGGTTGCTTTCGGGTCTGCCTCGGCTTTGAAAGTCTCCTCTCATCTTAAGGGTCAGAAGATAAAAAGGGAGCCATTAAAAGTCGAGCAGATTGATACCTCTGGAGAACCGAGAATCGGGGTTTTTGTCTGTCACTGCGGGATAAATATTGCTGGAGTGGTGGATGTCAGCGCAGTGGAGGAGTATGCTAAGTCTCTGCCGGACGTTGTGTTCGTTATGAAAGACCTATTCGTCTGCTCAGATGGCACCCAGAGATTACTTCAGGATAAGATAAAAGAGCATAATCTTAACCGGGTGGTTGTGGCAGCCTGCACTCCGAGGACGCATGAGCCGATCTTTCAGGAGACCTGCCAGAGAGCGGGACTGAACCCATATCTATTCGAGATGGCAAATATCAGGGACCAGTGCTCCTGGGTGCATGCCAGCGAGCCAGAGGAGGCGACTTCAAAAGCTAAAGATTTAATCCGGATGGCTGTGACCAAGGCGAGAAGGCTTCAGCCTCTTGAATCCAGAGAAGTTGAGATGAATTCAAAAATCCTGGTCATCGGTGGCGGGATCTCTGGCATCTCTGCGGCTCTGGATTTATCCTCCCAGGGCTATAAGGTCACGTTAATCGAAAAAGAGAAAAGCTTGGGCGGAAGATTAGCTTCCTTGGGAAATTTAAGCTTTTCCACAATGAGCGGAAAGGAACTGTTAAAAAAGAAATTAGACGAGCTTTCCCAGAATAAAGTCAAGATTCTCACATCCACTGAGGTGAAAAAGGTGGATGGTTTTGTGGGAAATTTTGAGGTGACACTTGAAACGAAAGATGACAAAAAGAAAAGCTCAAAACTGAAAGCCGGCACAATAATTTTAGCCATCGGGTCTGACCTTTATAATCCTGAGGGCAAATATGGTTATGGAAAATTTCCTGAGGTGATCACAAATTTGGATGCAGAAAAACTTCTTCAGGAGAAGGAATTTAAAATCAAAGATAAAAAGCCGGAGCAGACTGTCTTTATTCAATGCGTTGGTTCAAGAGAAAAAGAAGGCAGAAAATACTGTTCGAGGTACTGCTGTCAGGTGGCTATAAAACAAGCAATGGCGTTAGCGGAAAAAGGGTTAAAAGTTACGGTTTTATACAGAGACTTGAGGAGTTTCAATCCCGGAGCTGAGGAAGCATATAGAAGAGCGCGCGGTTTAGGGGTCTTGTTCTTGAGATATGACGAGGATAATCCTCCAGAAGTCTTGGGTGAAGATAGATTAAGAATGGTCAAACTATCACAGCCTCTGCTCAAAACAGAAGTTGAGATTCCTGCTGATCTGGTAATCCTTTCAGTGGGAATGGTTCCCGGAGAGAAAGATTTTGCTCACCTGCAGGAGCTTTTGAAAGTTCCCAGAGGTCTGGATGGATTTTTCATGGAGAGGCATTCAAAGCTCGGACCGGTGGAGACCAACACTGAAGGGATTTTTATCTGCGGTTGCGCCCAGTCTCCGAAACTTATTCCGGAATCGATCGGGCAGGCGCTCGGTGCTGCAGGTAAGGCGGCGATCCTTGCCTCCAGAGATAAAATCAAACTGGCGCCTATAGTCTGCCAGATAGTGGAACCATCACTCTGCAGGGCTTGCGGCACCTGTGTGAAGATCTGTGAATTTCACGCTCCATCTTTAGAGGAGAAGGACGGAATCTATATTGCTAGGATAAATGAAGCCCTGTGCAAGGGATGCGGGACCTGTGCGGCCCTGTGCCCGACCTCGGCTATTACAGCTTTCCATTTCACGGATGAACAGATCGAGGAGATGGTGGAGAGCTGTTTGCTCTTTGAATGA
- a CDS encoding DinB family protein: MEKKVLLGMLAYFDKVQKVTQKAIKLIPKDKLNFKPCPEVMSVKELVKHIYTSEKVFTDGAKKGSISEDDFKKASFEVKSVDGLLKFAKRVHQNTNRIAKSLTPIQMKKKVKCFWEDELPAWTCFTVSYDEHWHHRGQLFTYLRLMGIKPPDLYDFK, encoded by the coding sequence ATGGAAAAGAAAGTTTTACTGGGGATGTTAGCGTATTTTGACAAGGTACAAAAAGTCACCCAGAAGGCAATAAAGCTAATCCCAAAGGATAAGCTCAATTTCAAACCCTGCCCGGAGGTGATGTCCGTAAAAGAGCTGGTCAAACATATTTACACCAGTGAGAAGGTGTTTACAGATGGAGCTAAAAAAGGGTCTATCTCCGAAGATGATTTCAAGAAAGCATCCTTTGAGGTTAAAAGTGTTGATGGTTTACTCAAATTTGCTAAAAGAGTTCATCAGAACACCAACCGGATTGCCAAATCGTTAACTCCGATTCAGATGAAGAAAAAGGTCAAGTGCTTCTGGGAAGATGAGCTTCCAGCCTGGACCTGCTTTACGGTTTCTTATGATGAACACTGGCACCACCGGGGACAGCTTTTTACCTATCTCCGGCTGATGGGAATAAAGCCACCGGATTTGTATGATTTTAAATAA
- a CDS encoding 2-oxoacid:acceptor oxidoreductase family protein: MTEIRISGYGGQGVIRCGYIIGKAASLYDNKHATMTQSFGPEARGSACSSQVLVSEDKILYPYVTLPQILVAMSQEAYTKFSPNLDLNGTLIIDDDLVTPEEARGNIKTYAVPSTRFAEEMGAKIVANIVMLGFFTAVTGLVSPEAMRKAVSTSVPERLVDLNLKGFDKGFQFGQEVKEASKQ, encoded by the coding sequence ATGACTGAGATAAGGATTTCCGGATATGGTGGGCAGGGGGTTATACGCTGCGGATACATAATCGGCAAGGCGGCCTCACTCTATGATAACAAACATGCGACCATGACCCAGAGTTTCGGTCCGGAGGCAAGAGGAAGCGCGTGCAGCTCACAGGTTTTGGTCTCTGAGGATAAAATCCTTTACCCTTATGTCACTTTGCCTCAGATTCTGGTTGCGATGTCCCAGGAGGCGTATACTAAATTCTCACCGAATTTAGACCTGAACGGAACTCTGATCATCGATGACGATTTGGTCACTCCTGAAGAGGCAAGAGGAAATATCAAAACCTACGCGGTACCCTCAACCCGCTTTGCCGAAGAGATGGGAGCAAAAATAGTCGCCAACATAGTGATGTTAGGGTTTTTCACTGCGGTAACAGGATTAGTTTCACCTGAGGCGATGAGGAAGGCAGTCTCAACCTCAGTCCCTGAAAGGTTGGTGGATTTGAACCTGAAGGGTTTTGACAAAGGTTTTCAGTTCGGGCAGGAAGTAAAAGAGGCTTCCAAACAGTAA
- a CDS encoding hydrogenase iron-sulfur subunit → MTEKNFEPKIVVFACNWCSYAGADTAGVGRLQYPPNVRLIRVMCSGRIRPGFVLKAFELGADGVMWSGCHFGDCHYVFGNYRAVEQFEITKNLVKMLGIEKERLRLEWVSAAEGGRWAQLIKEFVEDVKKVGPSPLRKTKEDGRRKMEKEMMSDG, encoded by the coding sequence ATGACCGAGAAAAATTTCGAACCTAAAATCGTGGTCTTTGCCTGCAACTGGTGTTCTTATGCTGGCGCAGATACTGCCGGGGTGGGCAGGCTGCAGTACCCACCTAATGTCAGGTTGATCCGGGTGATGTGTTCAGGCAGGATTAGGCCTGGTTTTGTCCTGAAGGCGTTTGAGCTGGGCGCTGACGGGGTGATGTGGTCCGGCTGTCATTTCGGGGACTGCCACTACGTTTTCGGAAATTACCGTGCAGTTGAGCAGTTCGAGATCACAAAAAATCTGGTCAAGATGTTGGGAATAGAAAAGGAAAGGTTGAGATTGGAATGGGTCTCGGCCGCAGAAGGGGGAAGGTGGGCTCAACTGATCAAGGAGTTTGTGGAGGATGTGAAGAAAGTAGGACCGAGTCCGTTAAGAAAAACAAAGGAAGATGGAAGAAGGAAGATGGAAAAAGAAATGATGAGTGATGGATGA